A genomic region of Chryseobacterium sp. KACC 21268 contains the following coding sequences:
- a CDS encoding glycosyltransferase, whose product MMKKSIIFILPDLETGGAERIITTIANHLPRDKFSPAILLLRKEGAYLDFLKPDVEIIDIQTPRIRHSLKPILLEIKRRKPDIVFSGFGEVNAYLSLFIKLFPNTRFIARETNVVSQHVTRKEIKFFYKFYNNYDRIIAQSSDMEIDLIKNFGIRKNKLVKINNPVDVDFIEEKLKQSEKPIEFSPQYKHVVAIGNLSARKGFDNLLKVFSRLKNQNILLHILGDGRDKEMLLQMKEMLGLDHVIFHGKKSNPYQYLKFADLFILSSRYEGFPNVLLEAGACGIYSLANNCPGGIDEIIIDQINGEISNIENYDDFAEKIKHAVHRSNNKEDIKTSIKSRFSKDIILKKYEELLWNI is encoded by the coding sequence ATAATGAAAAAATCTATTATTTTCATATTGCCCGATTTGGAAACCGGTGGTGCAGAACGCATCATCACAACAATTGCGAATCATCTACCGAGGGATAAGTTTTCGCCGGCAATCCTATTATTAAGAAAAGAAGGAGCGTATTTGGATTTCTTAAAACCAGATGTTGAGATTATCGATATCCAGACGCCACGCATAAGGCATTCGTTAAAACCAATTCTTCTGGAAATAAAAAGAAGAAAACCTGATATTGTGTTTTCTGGTTTTGGAGAGGTTAATGCCTACTTGTCGCTATTCATCAAACTTTTTCCTAATACAAGATTTATCGCAAGAGAAACCAATGTCGTTTCCCAACACGTAACCAGAAAAGAAATCAAATTCTTCTACAAATTCTACAACAACTACGACCGGATCATCGCACAAAGCAGTGATATGGAAATTGACTTGATTAAAAATTTTGGCATAAGGAAAAATAAATTGGTTAAGATCAATAATCCTGTGGATGTTGATTTTATAGAAGAAAAGCTTAAGCAATCCGAAAAACCCATTGAATTTTCTCCGCAGTACAAACACGTTGTCGCGATTGGAAACCTTTCTGCCAGAAAGGGTTTTGATAATCTTTTAAAAGTTTTTTCCAGACTTAAGAATCAAAATATTCTGCTTCATATTTTAGGAGACGGAAGAGATAAGGAAATGCTTTTGCAGATGAAAGAAATGCTGGGATTGGACCACGTTATTTTTCACGGTAAGAAAAGCAATCCCTACCAATATCTCAAGTTTGCTGATCTTTTTATCCTCTCTTCGCGGTATGAGGGTTTTCCAAATGTGCTTTTGGAAGCTGGAGCTTGCGGCATCTATTCTTTAGCCAATAATTGTCCTGGCGGAATTGATGAAATCATCATCGATCAAATCAACGGTGAAATATCAAACATTGAGAATTACGATGATTTTGCTGAAAAGATAAAACATGCAGTGCACAGAAGTAATAATAAAGAAGATATTAAAACTTCCATCAAATCTCGTTTTTCTAAAGATATTATTCTAAAGAAATATGAAGAGTTGCTCTGGAATATTTAA
- a CDS encoding biliverdin-producing heme oxygenase, producing the protein MISVFLKEQTKQQHDDTEAKLQSQKIFDKSYTLDDYKTLLIHNYKLISRYEPQIHDQLQNYPELKLELRSKIEALKTDLDNLNIKTENEVPTQNLENEAEAFGALYVMEGSTLGGNVIAKQLKRNPEFENIEFNYFGVYGENTGPYWQEFKSIIDEKITEEHYEACVAGAKKAYQLLS; encoded by the coding sequence ATGATTTCAGTATTTCTTAAAGAACAAACCAAACAACAACACGACGATACAGAGGCAAAACTACAATCCCAAAAGATCTTTGATAAATCCTACACTTTGGATGATTACAAGACACTTTTGATCCACAATTACAAACTGATCAGCAGATACGAACCTCAGATCCATGATCAACTTCAAAATTATCCAGAATTGAAGTTAGAATTAAGAAGCAAGATCGAAGCCCTTAAAACTGACCTTGATAACTTAAATATCAAAACAGAAAACGAAGTTCCCACACAAAACCTGGAAAACGAAGCTGAGGCTTTTGGCGCCCTTTACGTAATGGAAGGTTCTACACTGGGTGGAAATGTCATCGCAAAACAATTGAAAAGAAATCCAGAATTTGAGAATATAGAGTTCAATTACTTCGGAGTTTATGGCGAGAATACTGGACCATATTGGCAGGAATTCAAATCCATTATTGATGAAAAAATTACCGAAGAACATTATGAAGCTTGCGTAGCTGGTGCGAAGAAAGCTTACCAATTACTTTCATAA
- a CDS encoding D-2-hydroxyacid dehydrogenase, whose protein sequence is MIVLANDGISESGIQLLKDADITVLESRVSPEHLSKFINENNVDVLLVRSATQVRQNLIDECPNLKIVGRGGIGMDNIDVEYAIDKGLYIINTPKASCKSVAELVFAHFFSLARFLHESNRLMPLEGETHFNALKKSFNNASELSGKTLGVVGMGNIGIEVIKIGISLGMKILAYNRTPKTSNIEISFFDGQTVNFEIKSVTLDEVLEHSDFISLNTGLTDEYLIDTNEFAKMKDGVFIVNTARGGVINEVSMIDAIEDGKLAGAALDVFEKEPSPEVEILMNAGMSLSPHVGGNTIDAQNRIGEELAIQIIKLKDQI, encoded by the coding sequence ATGATTGTATTAGCCAATGATGGGATTTCCGAATCGGGAATTCAACTTTTGAAAGACGCCGATATCACGGTTTTGGAAAGCCGTGTTTCGCCGGAGCATCTCAGCAAATTCATTAATGAAAATAATGTGGATGTTCTGCTGGTAAGAAGCGCTACGCAGGTAAGACAAAATCTGATAGACGAATGTCCAAACCTCAAGATAGTTGGACGTGGTGGCATCGGGATGGATAATATTGATGTAGAATATGCCATTGATAAAGGCCTTTACATCATCAACACGCCAAAAGCTTCCTGCAAATCTGTTGCAGAACTCGTTTTTGCGCACTTCTTTTCATTGGCGAGATTTCTTCACGAGAGCAATCGGTTGATGCCTTTGGAAGGTGAAACTCATTTTAATGCGCTGAAAAAATCCTTCAATAATGCTTCAGAACTTTCCGGGAAAACATTGGGTGTTGTCGGGATGGGAAACATCGGAATTGAGGTCATTAAGATTGGTATTTCTTTGGGAATGAAAATCTTAGCTTACAACAGAACTCCGAAAACAAGCAATATCGAAATCAGTTTCTTCGATGGACAAACTGTGAATTTCGAAATTAAATCAGTAACTTTAGATGAAGTTCTGGAACATTCGGATTTCATAAGTCTCAATACGGGATTGACTGACGAATATCTAATTGACACCAATGAGTTTGCAAAGATGAAAGACGGCGTGTTCATCGTCAATACTGCAAGAGGCGGCGTCATCAACGAAGTCTCTATGATCGATGCGATTGAAGATGGAAAATTAGCCGGAGCTGCACTTGATGTTTTCGAAAAAGAACCATCGCCGGAAGTTGAAATCCTTATGAATGCGGGAATGTCACTGTCTCCACACGTTGGCGGGAATACGATAGATGCGCAAAATAGAATTGGGGAAGAGTTAGCAATTCAAATTATTAAACTGAAAGACCAAATATAA
- the mnmD gene encoding tRNA (5-methylaminomethyl-2-thiouridine)(34)-methyltransferase MnmD has protein sequence MKRELITTSDGSKTLLINGLEETYHSKHGALQEANHVFIKNGLNLINSYEINILELGFGTGLNVLVTIDEYLKNDINHKINYFGIEKYPIFFEEASKLAYSELFHNDIIKDLSLKIHELDWEVSNELINDFSLKKINKDFFDLKDAELPPIDLVYFDCFGARVQPDLWEMELLEIVASKMKSGSLLTTYASKGSFRRNLIELGFEVEKKQGPPGKREMMIAWKK, from the coding sequence TTGAAAAGAGAATTAATAACGACTAGTGACGGAAGTAAAACTTTATTAATCAATGGATTAGAAGAGACTTACCACTCCAAACACGGCGCTCTGCAAGAAGCTAATCATGTATTTATTAAAAATGGACTAAATTTAATAAATAGTTACGAAATTAATATTTTAGAACTCGGTTTTGGAACAGGTCTTAATGTTTTAGTAACAATTGATGAATATTTGAAAAATGATATAAATCACAAAATCAACTATTTTGGAATTGAAAAATATCCGATTTTTTTTGAAGAAGCTTCAAAACTTGCTTATTCCGAACTATTTCATAACGATATTATCAAAGATTTATCATTGAAAATCCACGAGTTAGATTGGGAAGTTTCTAATGAATTAATTAACGATTTTAGCCTTAAAAAAATTAATAAAGACTTTTTTGATCTTAAAGATGCAGAACTTCCTCCTATCGACTTGGTTTATTTTGATTGTTTTGGCGCAAGGGTGCAGCCTGATCTATGGGAAATGGAATTATTAGAAATCGTAGCATCAAAAATGAAATCAGGAAGTTTGCTTACCACTTATGCATCGAAAGGCAGCTTTAGAAGAAATCTAATCGAATTAGGCTTCGAAGTGGAGAAAAAACAAGGCCCACCAGGAAAAAGAGAAATGATGATTGCCTGGAAAAAATAA
- a CDS encoding FKBP-type peptidyl-prolyl cis-trans isomerase, with translation MKKLIYIASFAIVASCAKQNPTPTQGEQYLSANEMEVSKNRTKDLNNLERTQIQDWIKSQEVKYYPMGMNYWVNIEGLEKQARKNNGEKVSYQYDIYDFDRTKLYDSSIQNTDVEFGHFKEMDAVEDVIRYLKKGEEAEILVPSVLAYGTYGDGKKISNDMPLIIKVKVL, from the coding sequence ATGAAGAAACTGATCTACATCGCCTCATTCGCTATCGTTGCATCCTGCGCAAAGCAAAACCCCACACCAACACAAGGTGAGCAATATCTGTCTGCAAACGAGATGGAAGTTTCCAAAAACAGAACGAAAGACCTCAACAATCTCGAGAGGACCCAGATCCAAGATTGGATCAAGTCACAAGAGGTAAAATATTATCCGATGGGAATGAACTATTGGGTAAACATAGAAGGTCTGGAGAAGCAAGCTCGCAAAAACAACGGCGAAAAAGTTTCGTACCAATATGATATCTACGATTTTGACAGAACCAAGTTGTACGATTCATCCATTCAAAATACGGATGTGGAATTCGGTCATTTCAAAGAGATGGATGCCGTGGAAGATGTCATCCGTTATCTTAAAAAAGGAGAGGAAGCAGAAATCCTGGTGCCTTCTGTTTTGGCGTATGGAACTTATGGTGATGGTAAGAAGATCAGCAACGATATGCCTCTCATCATCAAAGTAAAAGTATTATAA
- a CDS encoding branched-chain amino acid aminotransferase yields MIIQKSTNPRISTFDPSNFSFGNTFIDHMIICEYENGKWGDLQLIPYGPIGFTPAMMGVNYGQACFEGMKAYKDNDGQVFLFRPEKNFERINKSAKRLAIPEISEEMFLGGLKALVDIDREWIPQGEGMSLYIRPLLFATEEALKARISEKYMFAIVATPAKSYYTAPVSVKISDHYSRAASGGVGAAKAAGNYAASFYPTQLAIEEGYDQIIWTDDCSHEYFEESGTMNVFVRINDTIYTPKTSDKILDGITRDSFLKLAERRGIEVVVGNVKVTDVIEAQRNGTLKEVWGVGTAVVTSIFEALGYQGEHLELPRLSDEESFAAQLKNDLVNIQTNNAEDPFGWRVLVEENVYSV; encoded by the coding sequence ATGATAATTCAAAAATCTACCAACCCAAGAATTTCAACATTTGATCCAAGTAATTTCTCATTTGGAAATACTTTTATCGATCATATGATAATCTGCGAATACGAGAACGGAAAATGGGGGGATCTACAGTTGATTCCTTATGGTCCAATCGGTTTTACCCCGGCTATGATGGGGGTAAATTACGGACAAGCGTGTTTTGAGGGAATGAAGGCTTATAAGGATAATGATGGGCAAGTGTTCCTTTTCCGCCCGGAAAAGAACTTTGAACGCATTAACAAATCCGCAAAAAGATTGGCTATTCCTGAGATTTCCGAAGAAATGTTCCTTGGCGGATTGAAAGCTTTGGTAGATATAGATAGAGAATGGATTCCACAAGGCGAAGGAATGTCTTTGTACATCAGACCGCTTTTGTTCGCAACTGAAGAAGCCTTGAAAGCTAGGATCTCCGAAAAATATATGTTTGCCATTGTAGCAACGCCTGCAAAGAGTTATTATACAGCTCCAGTTTCTGTGAAGATATCAGACCATTATTCCAGAGCGGCAAGTGGCGGTGTAGGTGCAGCGAAGGCAGCTGGAAACTATGCAGCTTCCTTCTATCCAACGCAATTGGCGATAGAGGAAGGTTATGATCAGATCATTTGGACAGACGATTGTTCTCACGAGTACTTTGAGGAAAGTGGAACGATGAATGTCTTTGTTAGAATCAACGATACGATCTACACACCGAAAACTTCTGATAAAATTTTGGATGGAATTACTAGAGATAGCTTCCTGAAACTTGCTGAAAGAAGAGGAATTGAAGTAGTTGTCGGAAATGTGAAGGTGACAGACGTTATCGAGGCACAAAGAAACGGAACTTTGAAAGAGGTTTGGGGCGTTGGAACTGCTGTGGTAACTAGTATCTTCGAAGCGTTGGGTTACCAAGGTGAGCATCTTGAGTTGCCTAGACTTTCTGATGAAGAGAGTTTTGCAGCACAACTTAAGAATGACCTTGTGAATATCCAGACCAACAATGCAGAGGATCCTTTTGGATGGAGAGTATTGGTGGAAGAAAATGTATACAGTGTATAG
- a CDS encoding DUF1015 domain-containing protein produces the protein MPVFKPFKGIRPNHDFVDIFPTYSLDNFTQEEINKKSQQENSYIQMIKPAVVSKSKDIDRNFRKIRSNYEELLEEKKLTQDDSSYYLYEQTLPDKSSFRGLLGLVSVDDFWDGKIKKHESTITERRMKMAHYLEKVNIQAEPVLLTYHANSKVELLMTHEQKNVPIINYKDEKGVKHKIWRIDNRLKLQQFKEVLDPIDSFYIADGHHRIGSVAEYAKKQRDKYKRSHGTEHYNFVYSFIVSNQSIKINDYNRLLNDLNGLSHEEILDKLKEDFQIHDKGEAPYFPSQKFHISMYLGGRFYSLHVKHNIREELKNENDLDHHLVDKYIFEKIFGIENAKHTDKITYLKGTSDTQGITEIKEKVDSGEYKVGFGIYPISFNDLLKISDKEIKMPPKCTLIEPKLITALMMYDMK, from the coding sequence ATGCCAGTATTTAAACCATTTAAAGGAATCAGACCGAACCACGATTTTGTGGATATTTTTCCGACCTATTCCTTGGATAATTTTACTCAGGAAGAGATCAACAAAAAATCTCAGCAGGAGAACTCATATATTCAAATGATCAAACCTGCTGTCGTAAGCAAATCTAAAGATATTGACAGAAACTTCAGAAAGATCAGATCTAATTACGAGGAACTTCTCGAGGAGAAAAAGCTGACTCAGGACGATTCTTCTTATTATTTATACGAGCAGACTTTGCCTGATAAAAGCAGTTTTCGAGGACTTCTTGGTCTTGTAAGTGTAGATGATTTCTGGGATGGAAAAATAAAAAAACACGAATCTACAATCACTGAGCGTCGAATGAAGATGGCGCACTATCTGGAAAAAGTTAATATCCAGGCAGAACCAGTTTTACTTACTTATCACGCGAATTCCAAAGTTGAATTGCTGATGACGCATGAGCAGAAGAATGTGCCAATCATCAATTATAAAGACGAAAAAGGTGTAAAACATAAAATATGGAGAATTGATAACCGATTGAAACTTCAGCAGTTCAAAGAGGTTTTGGATCCTATTGATTCTTTTTACATAGCAGATGGACACCATAGAATTGGTTCCGTTGCAGAATATGCTAAAAAACAAAGAGATAAATACAAAAGGTCTCACGGCACGGAGCATTACAACTTTGTTTACAGCTTTATTGTTTCCAACCAATCCATCAAAATTAATGATTACAATCGCCTTCTGAATGATCTAAACGGCTTGTCACACGAAGAGATTCTTGATAAACTGAAGGAAGATTTCCAGATTCACGATAAAGGAGAAGCTCCATATTTCCCTTCGCAGAAATTCCATATTAGTATGTATTTGGGCGGTAGATTTTACAGTTTGCATGTGAAGCATAACATCCGTGAGGAACTCAAAAATGAAAATGACCTAGATCATCATTTGGTAGATAAGTACATTTTCGAAAAAATATTTGGAATAGAAAATGCAAAACATACAGACAAGATCACTTATCTGAAAGGTACATCTGATACTCAAGGAATTACCGAGATTAAAGAAAAAGTGGACTCCGGAGAGTATAAAGTTGGATTTGGCATCTACCCTATCAGTTTCAATGACCTGTTGAAAATCTCTGATAAAGAAATCAAAATGCCACCAAAATGTACATTAATTGAGCCAAAACTGATCACAGCTTTGATGATGTACGATATGAAATAG
- a CDS encoding ATP-binding protein — protein MYPKEYINCDQEPIHICGEVQKYGYLLGAKDSKITFYSENILHLFSLEAKSVLGQDVKVLFDQLELDVNWDNFSDNQELAIQHINFKEEDFTLSIHTNQGFTFYEIEKVIPNHKINQEYKAIQNILKMSNDENIWKLLLHEVQNVIDFDRAMIYQFLYDGSGEVIEESVKPGLESYLHLHYPESDIPAQARALYLKNTVRITSHVSGETYPIYGVQKENIDLTYSVTRSSSPVHRQYLKNAGVESSFSASIIVNGVLWGMVACQNAEPKHLDLQSRLLVETLTRTAANAYGSYRSLQTLADYQKSNLSNISLRQNLLSEENFAKALNNNIKDIMDVCAAEGMIIKINNEILTYGNVPNQSDIDKIINWSKDTNQDLEENIFISNTFCKTSGLELDNSEISCGIIISVLGNNTSDMLIWMRKEQGQKIKWAGNPEKETVSEIKDGVEIIKFSPRKSFEVWKEYVKDTALPWKTREIESAKWITSVILKASHTKSAQIVDLNNQLRELNEELDSFSYTISHDLNTPLTVIKLNAQLMKRLQQPDEKTQKFLDTIIGQVDSMSDMIKNVLELSKIKKSEIELKKIEVDPLINRLADESKISFDSPHTEIIIENTPEVLGDPTMVYQVFGNVIGNAIKYSSRSSKPTVRIIGEVYETGVTYKISDNGIGIDKEDAGKMFKIFSRMSNAKAFNGNGVGLNIVHHLMEKMGGEISYESESGIGTTFILKFQKPDYDFSIS, from the coding sequence ATGTATCCAAAGGAATATATTAATTGCGACCAAGAACCGATTCATATCTGTGGAGAAGTTCAAAAATACGGATATCTTTTAGGTGCAAAAGATTCCAAAATCACTTTCTATAGTGAAAACATTTTGCATCTTTTTTCCTTGGAGGCCAAGTCTGTACTAGGTCAGGATGTAAAAGTTTTATTTGATCAGCTTGAACTTGATGTCAATTGGGATAATTTTTCAGACAATCAGGAACTAGCGATTCAGCATATCAATTTTAAGGAAGAAGATTTTACACTTTCTATCCATACAAATCAAGGTTTTACTTTTTACGAAATCGAGAAGGTAATTCCAAACCATAAGATCAATCAGGAATACAAAGCCATTCAGAATATTCTCAAAATGTCAAACGATGAGAATATTTGGAAACTTTTACTGCACGAAGTTCAAAACGTTATCGATTTTGACCGCGCAATGATCTACCAATTTCTTTACGATGGCAGTGGCGAAGTGATAGAGGAATCTGTAAAGCCAGGCTTAGAGAGTTATCTTCACCTTCATTATCCGGAATCTGATATTCCTGCGCAGGCAAGAGCACTTTACCTAAAAAACACAGTCCGAATCACCTCTCATGTTTCTGGTGAAACCTACCCTATCTATGGTGTTCAGAAAGAAAATATTGATTTAACGTATAGCGTTACTAGATCGTCTTCTCCAGTTCATCGTCAATATCTAAAAAATGCTGGCGTAGAATCCAGTTTCAGTGCTTCGATCATTGTTAATGGTGTTCTGTGGGGAATGGTGGCATGCCAGAACGCAGAGCCGAAACACCTTGATCTGCAGTCCAGACTTTTGGTGGAAACACTTACCAGAACTGCAGCCAATGCTTATGGTTCTTACAGATCCTTACAAACTTTGGCAGATTATCAAAAAAGTAATCTTAGTAATATTTCGCTTCGTCAGAATCTTTTGAGCGAAGAAAATTTTGCGAAAGCTCTGAACAATAATATTAAAGATATTATGGATGTCTGTGCTGCAGAAGGAATGATTATTAAAATTAATAATGAAATCCTGACCTATGGCAATGTCCCAAACCAGTCAGATATTGATAAAATCATCAATTGGAGCAAAGATACCAACCAGGATTTAGAAGAAAATATATTTATCTCAAATACGTTCTGTAAAACCAGTGGTCTGGAATTGGATAATTCTGAAATCAGCTGTGGAATCATCATCAGTGTTCTCGGAAATAACACTTCCGATATGCTGATCTGGATGAGAAAGGAACAGGGTCAAAAAATAAAATGGGCCGGAAATCCAGAGAAAGAAACTGTCTCTGAAATAAAAGATGGTGTAGAAATCATCAAATTCTCGCCAAGAAAATCATTCGAGGTATGGAAGGAATATGTAAAAGATACAGCACTTCCTTGGAAAACAAGAGAGATAGAATCTGCAAAATGGATCACATCTGTAATTCTGAAAGCTTCTCACACAAAATCTGCTCAGATTGTAGATCTTAATAATCAATTGAGAGAACTAAATGAGGAATTGGATTCTTTTTCATACACCATTTCTCACGACCTCAATACACCGCTTACAGTCATCAAACTCAATGCTCAATTGATGAAAAGACTACAGCAGCCTGATGAAAAAACTCAGAAATTTTTAGATACAATTATTGGTCAAGTAGACTCTATGAGTGACATGATCAAAAATGTATTGGAACTCAGCAAGATTAAAAAATCTGAGATTGAGCTTAAAAAGATCGAAGTTGATCCATTAATCAATAGATTGGCAGATGAATCCAAGATAAGTTTTGACTCGCCTCATACCGAGATCATTATTGAGAATACGCCTGAAGTTTTGGGCGATCCCACAATGGTGTATCAGGTCTTTGGAAATGTGATTGGCAATGCCATTAAATATTCTTCCAGATCATCAAAACCTACTGTGAGAATCATTGGTGAAGTCTACGAAACTGGTGTAACTTATAAGATATCAGATAACGGAATTGGCATTGATAAAGAAGATGCTGGCAAGATGTTTAAGATATTCAGCAGGATGAGTAATGCAAAAGCTTTCAATGGAAATGGTGTCGGTCTGAATATCGTTCATCATCTAATGGAAAAAATGGGTGGCGAAATCAGCTACGAAAGCGAAAGCGGCATCGGAACTACCTTTATATTAAAATTTCAAAAACCTGACTATGATTTCAGTATTTCTTAA
- a CDS encoding peptidylprolyl isomerase: MKKIIALSITLLTLLNCKTLEIDKEVYKSLPDGLYGNFVTSKGEILVKFEDEKSPVTVANFVGLAEGKIENKAKKKGEPFYDGTIFHRVIKDFMIQGGDPQGTGMGDPGYKFADERNDLQHTGKGILSMANSGPNTNGSQFFITEIATPWLDGKHTIFGKVVGGEATIDSIANVEKGPQDKPKTDVVLTKVAVFGKGDAYKHYDAAKIFSEGKAKIEEKNRAYLAKAEEEKAKKLAEFAANQEKLVNDMKAGMQSTPSGLYYKITKTTTGATPTPGQTVAVHYAGKLINGEEFDNSFKRNAPIDIPIGVGQVIKGWDEGILLLKEGETATLLIPPALGYGERGAGGVIPPNSWLIFDVELVKIGG, translated from the coding sequence ATGAAAAAAATTATAGCACTTTCTATAACATTATTAACATTATTAAATTGTAAAACATTGGAAATAGACAAAGAAGTTTATAAAAGTCTGCCAGACGGGCTTTATGGAAATTTTGTAACAAGCAAGGGAGAGATCTTGGTGAAATTCGAGGACGAGAAATCTCCTGTAACCGTTGCCAATTTTGTTGGACTTGCGGAAGGTAAGATCGAGAACAAAGCTAAGAAAAAAGGGGAACCTTTCTACGATGGTACCATCTTCCACAGAGTGATCAAAGATTTTATGATTCAAGGTGGCGATCCACAAGGAACTGGAATGGGAGATCCTGGATACAAATTTGCTGACGAGAGAAATGACCTTCAACACACAGGGAAAGGAATCCTTTCTATGGCGAATTCTGGACCAAATACCAACGGTTCTCAGTTCTTCATTACAGAGATCGCAACGCCTTGGTTGGACGGAAAACATACAATCTTCGGAAAAGTGGTAGGTGGAGAAGCAACTATCGATTCTATCGCAAACGTAGAAAAAGGACCTCAAGACAAACCTAAAACAGACGTTGTTTTGACAAAAGTTGCAGTATTCGGTAAAGGTGATGCTTATAAACATTACGATGCAGCGAAGATCTTCTCTGAAGGCAAAGCTAAGATCGAAGAAAAAAACAGAGCATATCTGGCAAAAGCGGAAGAGGAAAAAGCTAAGAAATTGGCTGAGTTCGCTGCGAACCAAGAAAAATTGGTCAATGATATGAAAGCTGGAATGCAATCTACGCCTTCTGGTCTTTACTATAAAATCACTAAAACTACCACTGGTGCAACGCCTACGCCGGGTCAAACAGTTGCTGTACATTATGCAGGAAAGTTGATCAACGGTGAGGAGTTTGATAACTCTTTCAAAAGAAATGCGCCAATCGATATTCCAATCGGTGTTGGTCAGGTAATCAAAGGTTGGGACGAGGGAATTCTTCTATTGAAAGAAGGAGAAACTGCAACATTGTTGATCCCACCAGCTTTAGGTTATGGAGAAAGAGGAGCTGGCGGTGTGATCCCACCAAACTCTTGGTTGATCTTCGACGTAGAATTGGTTAAGATCGGTGGATAA
- a CDS encoding NUDIX domain-containing protein: MIDKINIRVYALCIKDNKILALHEEYAGDFLIKLPGGGLEFGESTIECLKREFQEELNLDINVTEHFYTQDDFLVSRFRDNEQLITIYYLAEILNEQDQLILDPCIEKTEWFPLDGENPFPLPIDKRVFDFAKEKFLN; this comes from the coding sequence ATGATAGATAAGATCAACATTCGTGTTTACGCGCTTTGTATTAAGGATAATAAGATCCTTGCTCTGCACGAGGAATATGCAGGAGATTTCCTCATCAAATTGCCTGGAGGTGGTTTAGAATTCGGCGAAAGCACCATAGAATGTTTGAAGCGAGAATTCCAAGAGGAACTGAATCTTGATATTAATGTTACAGAGCATTTCTACACGCAGGATGATTTTCTGGTTTCCAGATTCAGGGATAATGAGCAATTGATAACGATTTATTATCTCGCTGAAATCCTGAATGAACAAGATCAATTAATATTAGATCCGTGCATCGAAAAAACCGAATGGTTTCCTTTGGATGGCGAAAATCCTTTCCCACTACCAATCGACAAGCGTGTATTCGATTTTGCAAAAGAAAAATTCCTGAATTAG